One Myxococcales bacterium genomic region harbors:
- a CDS encoding N-acetyltransferase has protein sequence MGIRIHSSAVVHEKAVIGDGTQIWLFCQVRENVTIGENCVFGKNVYVDSDVTIGKNCKIQNNVSLFHGVTLEDGVFCGPHVCFTNDLRPRAVNPDLSVKGATDWIVSKTLIKKGAALGANSTIVCGTTIGEWAMVAAGSVVTKDVPDFALVRGNPARVVGYVFADGDTAVFEGDVAVSKKTGEKLVRGKDGVVRRGE, from the coding sequence ATGGGCATCCGCATCCACTCGAGCGCCGTGGTTCACGAGAAGGCCGTCATCGGCGACGGCACGCAGATTTGGCTCTTTTGCCAGGTCCGCGAGAACGTCACCATCGGCGAGAACTGCGTCTTCGGGAAGAACGTGTACGTCGACAGCGACGTCACCATCGGCAAAAACTGCAAGATCCAGAACAACGTCTCGCTCTTCCACGGGGTCACCCTCGAAGACGGCGTCTTCTGCGGCCCGCACGTCTGCTTCACGAACGATCTAAGGCCCCGCGCGGTGAACCCCGACCTCAGCGTCAAGGGCGCGACCGACTGGATCGTCTCGAAGACCTTGATCAAGAAGGGCGCGGCCCTCGGCGCGAACTCCACGATCGTGTGCGGCACCACCATCGGCGAGTGGGCCATGGTCGCCGCGGGCTCGGTCGTCACGAAAGACGTCCCCGACTTCGCCCTCGTGCGCGGCAACCCGGCGCGCGTCGTGGGGTACGTCTTCGCCGACGGCGACACGGCCGTGTTCGAGGGAGACGTGGCCGTGAGCAAGAAGACGGGCGAGAAGCTCGTGCGCGGCAAAGACGGCGTCGTTCGCCGCGGAGAGTAA
- a CDS encoding SDR family oxidoreductase: protein MATIFRAGLFEGQLAIITGGGSGIGLAIAHSLGELGCKIAICGRKAEKLEAAKSELSARGIEVFASACDIRDAEAVATFADAVKSNLGVASILVNNAGGQFPTTADSVSAKGWEAVVRNNLNGTFFMTQAVAVRHMIPQKRGRIVNVIANVARGFPGMVHTGAARAGVENMTKTLAVEWAEHNVQVNAVAPGVIKTSGTDQYPPELLEMSRVRTPMKRIGTAEEVAELVVYLASDAAWFVTGETWYIDGGAHLWGDNWIIPDAAQAPEPPVLATLRDKHSPVKKA, encoded by the coding sequence ATGGCCACCATCTTTCGTGCGGGACTGTTCGAGGGTCAGCTCGCGATCATCACCGGCGGGGGGAGCGGCATCGGCCTCGCCATCGCGCACTCGCTCGGTGAGCTCGGCTGCAAAATCGCCATCTGCGGCCGCAAAGCCGAGAAGCTCGAGGCCGCCAAGAGCGAGCTCTCCGCGCGTGGGATCGAGGTCTTCGCGAGCGCGTGCGACATCCGCGACGCCGAGGCCGTGGCCACCTTCGCCGACGCCGTGAAGTCGAACCTCGGCGTGGCCTCCATCCTCGTCAACAACGCCGGCGGGCAGTTCCCCACCACGGCCGACTCGGTGTCGGCGAAAGGGTGGGAGGCCGTCGTCCGCAACAACCTGAACGGCACCTTCTTCATGACGCAGGCCGTGGCCGTCCGGCACATGATCCCGCAGAAGCGCGGGCGCATCGTGAACGTGATCGCCAACGTCGCCCGCGGCTTCCCCGGCATGGTGCACACGGGCGCGGCGCGCGCCGGCGTCGAGAACATGACCAAGACGCTCGCCGTCGAGTGGGCCGAGCACAACGTGCAGGTGAACGCCGTCGCCCCCGGCGTCATCAAGACGTCGGGCACCGATCAATATCCACCGGAGCTGCTCGAGATGAGCCGCGTGCGCACACCCATGAAGCGCATCGGCACGGCCGAAGAGGTCGCCGAGCTCGTCGTGTACCTCGCGAGCGACGCGGCGTGGTTCGTCACCGGCGAGACCTGGTACATCGACGGCGGCGCCCACCTCTGGGGCGACAACTGGATCATCCCCGACGCCGCCCAGGCCCCCGAGCCGCCCGTGCTCGCCACCCTGCGCGACAAACATTCTCCCGTAAAAAAGGCATAA
- a CDS encoding ribonuclease HI, with the protein MPWITATLRGQKVFARCSDSGELVAQGGRVEIRYKPNDGRAYQAALANLEVKPGEAVLPDDHCVAGEAVPRTKEEKKAASAKKAVADHAELPKDAYVAYADGACSGNPGPAGLGIVVLTPSGERHESYEYLGSATNNIAELTAILRVLESLTQDEKLVLHTDSQYSIGVLTKGWKAKANVELVGSIVKLVKARKNLRIVYVPGHAGVPLNERADELARLAVSSRKSAKLPGLSAV; encoded by the coding sequence ATGCCCTGGATTACGGCCACGCTCCGCGGTCAAAAGGTCTTCGCCCGCTGCTCCGACTCGGGGGAGCTCGTCGCTCAGGGCGGCCGCGTCGAGATCCGCTACAAGCCCAACGACGGCCGCGCCTACCAGGCGGCGCTAGCGAACCTCGAGGTGAAGCCCGGAGAGGCCGTCCTGCCCGACGATCACTGCGTCGCGGGCGAGGCCGTGCCTCGCACCAAAGAAGAAAAGAAGGCCGCCTCGGCCAAGAAGGCCGTCGCCGACCACGCCGAGCTCCCGAAGGACGCCTACGTCGCCTACGCCGACGGCGCGTGCTCGGGCAACCCGGGGCCCGCAGGGCTCGGCATCGTGGTGCTCACGCCCTCGGGCGAGCGGCACGAGTCGTACGAGTACCTCGGCTCGGCCACGAACAACATCGCCGAGCTCACGGCCATCTTGCGCGTCCTCGAGTCTCTCACCCAAGACGAGAAGCTCGTGCTCCACACCGACAGCCAGTACAGCATCGGCGTGCTCACCAAGGGCTGGAAGGCGAAGGCCAACGTCGAGCTCGTCGGCTCGATCGTGAAGCTCGTGAAGGCCCGCAAGAACCTCCGCATCGTGTACGTGCCCGGGCACGCCGGCGTGCCCCTCAACGAGCGGGCCGACGAGCTCGCCCGCCTCGCCGTGTCGTCACGTAAGAGCGCGAAACTCCCCGGCCTTTCGGCCGTGTGA
- a CDS encoding tetratricopeptide repeat protein, with protein sequence MVPFCFLSMLLFTRHPIKTNFIFDEQEALLANPYVRSVMEKAPKFHWLDAFKRDFWGLGPERSIGSYRPIPNLVWRFLWMCGAREHNPFLHHWVNVLFHGANGALLTLILWRLTKRPVLAWLGGMFLVASAVLTEAVSGVVGIADVFGTFGCLVALYALTLRMPFMAFGVVVGSLFGLYSKESAMIVVPMVPLFALATASSVFPDKPRRVARTLVAFVAAAASFVFYVESRRRWFPAPIPEDAKAIAKGGVHKVFASLMKWYGQPVLPKDPLNNPLALADTPHRIAGALRVYFRGLGQVVFPKTLSGDYSSPQEPIPSSLFSVEVVLGALCLVLPVPVAAALGIRSFLDGRRAKVGVSPASSGTDPEAKPAAPAAAPVVDARPLVAASLVWIVASYFPVSNIPILLPTVRAERFWYFPVVGSSIVLAVMFDALLTRAKQHDAASGGVSRTRVGLGFAGAALVLAVASFLVTDGSTGGTYVVLAGVLIYGVVQIVRATRDPSLATMKSAGAVVAACVAFTVFQGVAARVHANDYTTDLTFWDATRKAVPNSAKAHLNYSVMKGARGDLEARRIANLRALELAPEWPMASIYLGDTICRQHKPQEAWPHYMKGFALAPNDVNLLSLGIQCLWDEKVITMPKAAEGDDPPPEPARRVELRELAAKHKGSWLEWLTNDIVANGESHNGVDPKYRPRGYNEGPKE encoded by the coding sequence GTGGTGCCGTTCTGTTTCCTCTCGATGCTGCTCTTCACGCGGCACCCCATCAAGACGAACTTCATCTTCGACGAACAAGAGGCGCTGCTCGCGAACCCGTACGTGCGCAGCGTCATGGAGAAGGCGCCGAAGTTCCACTGGCTCGACGCCTTCAAGCGCGACTTCTGGGGCCTCGGCCCCGAGCGCAGCATCGGCTCGTATCGCCCGATCCCGAACCTGGTCTGGCGCTTTTTGTGGATGTGCGGCGCGCGTGAGCACAACCCCTTCTTGCACCACTGGGTGAACGTGCTCTTCCACGGCGCGAACGGCGCGCTGCTCACGCTGATCTTGTGGCGCCTCACGAAGCGCCCCGTGCTCGCGTGGCTCGGGGGCATGTTCCTCGTCGCTTCGGCGGTGCTCACCGAGGCCGTGAGCGGCGTCGTCGGTATCGCCGACGTCTTCGGGACGTTCGGGTGCCTCGTCGCGCTCTACGCGCTCACCCTGCGCATGCCCTTCATGGCGTTCGGGGTGGTGGTCGGCTCGCTCTTCGGCCTCTACTCCAAAGAGAGCGCGATGATCGTGGTGCCCATGGTACCGCTCTTCGCGCTGGCCACGGCGAGCAGCGTCTTCCCCGACAAACCTCGCCGCGTCGCGCGCACGCTCGTCGCGTTCGTGGCGGCGGCCGCGTCGTTCGTGTTCTACGTCGAGTCGCGGCGCCGTTGGTTCCCCGCGCCCATCCCGGAGGACGCGAAGGCCATCGCCAAGGGCGGCGTGCACAAGGTGTTCGCGTCGCTGATGAAGTGGTACGGCCAGCCCGTCCTCCCGAAGGACCCGCTCAACAACCCGCTGGCCCTCGCCGACACGCCGCACCGCATCGCCGGAGCGCTGCGCGTCTACTTCCGTGGCTTGGGGCAGGTCGTCTTCCCGAAGACCCTCTCGGGGGACTATTCGTCGCCGCAAGAGCCCATCCCCTCGTCGCTCTTCTCGGTCGAGGTCGTGCTCGGCGCGCTCTGCCTCGTCTTGCCCGTGCCGGTCGCCGCGGCCCTCGGGATCCGCTCGTTCTTGGACGGGCGCCGCGCGAAAGTGGGCGTCTCTCCCGCATCTTCGGGCACCGATCCCGAAGCGAAGCCCGCGGCTCCGGCCGCCGCGCCCGTAGTCGACGCGCGCCCCCTCGTGGCGGCGAGCCTCGTGTGGATCGTTGCCTCGTACTTCCCCGTATCGAACATCCCCATCCTGCTGCCCACGGTGCGCGCCGAGCGGTTCTGGTACTTCCCCGTCGTCGGCTCGAGCATCGTGCTCGCGGTCATGTTCGATGCGCTCCTCACCCGCGCGAAGCAACACGACGCGGCCTCGGGCGGCGTCTCACGCACGCGTGTCGGCCTCGGGTTCGCCGGCGCGGCGCTCGTCCTCGCGGTCGCCTCGTTCCTCGTCACCGATGGCTCCACGGGCGGCACCTACGTCGTGCTCGCCGGGGTCCTCATTTACGGCGTCGTGCAGATCGTCCGCGCCACGCGCGATCCGAGCCTGGCGACCATGAAATCGGCCGGCGCGGTCGTCGCCGCGTGTGTCGCGTTCACCGTGTTCCAAGGCGTCGCCGCCCGTGTCCACGCGAACGACTACACGACCGATCTCACCTTCTGGGACGCGACACGCAAGGCCGTCCCGAACAGCGCCAAGGCGCACCTCAACTACTCGGTCATGAAAGGTGCGCGAGGCGACCTGGAGGCCCGCCGCATCGCGAACCTCCGCGCCCTCGAGCTCGCGCCCGAGTGGCCCATGGCGAGCATCTACCTCGGCGACACGATCTGCCGGCAGCACAAACCCCAAGAGGCCTGGCCCCACTACATGAAGGGCTTCGCGCTCGCCCCGAACGACGTGAACCTCCTCTCCCTCGGCATCCAGTGCCTCTGGGACGAGAAGGTCATCACCATGCCCAAGGCCGCCGAGGGAGACGATCCTCCGCCCGAGCCCGCGCGTCGCGTCGAGCTGCGCGAGCTCGCCGCCAAGCACAAGGGGAGCTGGCTCGAGTGGCTCACGAACGACATCGTCGCCAACGGCGAGTCGCACAACGGGGTCGATCCGAAGTACCGCCCTCGCGGCTACAACGAGGGCCCGAAAGAATGA
- a CDS encoding PfaD family polyunsaturated fatty acid/polyketide biosynthesis protein, whose product MSLPAVGTYRPGPLPVFSPDELVHALPRVREPLHVVFDPSTSRVGLAVGGEILPASELAQGDYPLLATLPPSYPEWLGDRSFNEAHGVRFPYVAGEMANGIATVAMVVAMAHAGMLGFFGAAGLSYERVERALDELEAELGTEGPAWGVNLIHSPAEPDLEERVADMLVARNVKRVSASAFMALQPSVVRIAAAGLTLDEYGNVRRKHHVFAKISRPEVAAPFMSPPPAEMLRELVEQGRLTHAEAELAARIPVACDITVEGDSGGHTDNQTLVALFPLIAGLRDELTAKYGYTETIRIGAAGGLGTPTAVAAAFALGAAYVVTGTVNQGAIEAGLSDVGKAMLAEAQIADVAMAAAADMFELGVKLQVLKRGTMFPNRANGLYEIYRSYDSLESLPSDVRDKVEKRLLGAPIDQVWAETRAFWEHRDPSQVVMAESDPKHKMALVFRWYLGKSSRWAIEGEPTRKGDYQIWCGPAMGAFNAWVKGTFLEDPAERTTVQIALNLLEGAVVAARATQLRGYGVALPANAASAYRPRKLRV is encoded by the coding sequence ATGTCTCTCCCTGCCGTCGGAACCTACCGTCCCGGTCCGTTGCCCGTCTTCTCTCCCGATGAGCTCGTGCACGCGCTGCCTCGCGTCCGCGAGCCCCTCCACGTCGTGTTCGACCCGAGCACGAGCCGCGTCGGCCTCGCGGTGGGCGGAGAGATCCTGCCCGCCTCGGAGCTCGCCCAGGGCGACTACCCGCTCCTCGCCACGCTGCCGCCCTCGTACCCCGAGTGGCTCGGCGACCGCTCGTTCAACGAGGCGCACGGCGTCCGCTTCCCGTACGTCGCCGGCGAGATGGCGAACGGCATCGCGACCGTGGCCATGGTCGTGGCGATGGCCCACGCCGGCATGCTCGGGTTCTTCGGCGCGGCGGGCCTCTCGTACGAGCGCGTCGAGCGCGCCCTCGACGAGCTCGAGGCGGAGCTCGGCACCGAGGGCCCCGCGTGGGGCGTGAACCTCATCCACTCGCCGGCCGAGCCCGACCTCGAAGAGCGCGTCGCCGACATGCTCGTCGCCCGCAACGTGAAGCGCGTCTCGGCGTCGGCCTTCATGGCGCTCCAGCCCTCCGTCGTGCGCATCGCGGCCGCCGGCCTCACGCTCGACGAGTACGGCAACGTGCGCCGAAAGCACCATGTTTTCGCGAAGATATCGCGCCCCGAGGTGGCCGCGCCCTTCATGTCGCCGCCTCCCGCCGAGATGCTCCGCGAGCTCGTCGAACAAGGCCGCCTCACCCACGCCGAGGCCGAGCTCGCCGCGCGCATCCCCGTCGCGTGCGACATCACCGTCGAAGGCGACTCGGGCGGCCACACCGACAACCAGACCTTGGTCGCGCTCTTCCCGCTCATCGCAGGCCTCCGCGACGAGCTCACCGCGAAGTACGGCTACACCGAGACGATCCGCATCGGCGCGGCCGGTGGCCTCGGCACCCCCACCGCCGTCGCCGCGGCCTTCGCGCTCGGCGCCGCCTACGTGGTCACGGGCACCGTCAACCAGGGCGCCATCGAGGCCGGCCTCTCCGACGTCGGCAAGGCCATGCTGGCCGAGGCCCAAATCGCCGACGTGGCCATGGCCGCCGCGGCCGACATGTTCGAGCTCGGCGTGAAGCTCCAAGTGCTGAAGCGCGGCACCATGTTCCCCAATCGCGCGAATGGTCTCTACGAGATCTACCGCTCGTACGACAGCCTCGAGTCTCTCCCGAGCGACGTCCGCGACAAGGTCGAAAAACGCCTCCTCGGCGCCCCGATCGACCAAGTCTGGGCCGAGACGCGCGCCTTCTGGGAGCACCGCGATCCCTCGCAGGTCGTCATGGCCGAGAGCGATCCCAAGCACAAGATGGCCCTCGTCTTCCGCTGGTACTTGGGTAAGTCGAGCCGCTGGGCCATCGAGGGCGAGCCCACCCGCAAAGGCGATTACCAAATCTGGTGTGGCCCGGCGATGGGCGCCTTCAACGCGTGGGTCAAGGGCACCTTCCTCGAAGACCCCGCCGAGCGCACCACCGTGCAGATCGCGCTGAACCTCCTCGAGGGAGCCGTGGTCGCCGCCCGCGCCACCCAGCTCCGCGGCTACGGCGTGGCCCTCCCCGCGAACGCCGCGTCCGCCTACCGCCCCCGCAAGCTCCGCGTGTAA
- a CDS encoding helix-turn-helix domain-containing protein produces the protein MGYMGKAQSVLSAVVEGDLMGALAVLRADLGARAVGMTSRGPSGVSQTWLGLPEELDREYVSYYHAHDPWVAGAVRLGLAAGRAYTSAELLTDEDRLKNPMLHELCIPLDLPELEAGVVHLDATEVTTIGVMRHGAADPFTIEDRAKLEGWLPCLATARRIQRAAEAPFGKVVLLVDAQGRLVDRDARAHTLFDTGALAFLRGRLALRFPADDVRLARAVRTVADGDGKCVVVRLADPALRLVVARPAPLPSMVALEILGPTALPAARLRALFGLSEAEAQLVGALVDGLTLKEIATRRGVAVTTVRSQLRSVFLKTETERQADLVALVLRVSA, from the coding sequence GTGGGGTACATGGGGAAGGCGCAGAGCGTTCTATCGGCGGTCGTCGAGGGCGATCTCATGGGTGCCCTCGCGGTGCTCCGTGCCGACCTCGGGGCGCGCGCCGTCGGCATGACCTCGCGTGGTCCTTCGGGGGTGAGCCAAACCTGGCTCGGCCTCCCCGAGGAGCTCGATCGCGAGTACGTCTCGTACTACCACGCGCACGACCCGTGGGTCGCCGGCGCCGTGCGGCTCGGCCTCGCGGCGGGGCGCGCTTACACGAGCGCCGAGCTCCTGACCGACGAGGATCGGCTCAAAAATCCCATGCTGCACGAGCTGTGCATCCCGCTCGATCTCCCGGAGCTCGAGGCCGGCGTCGTCCACCTCGACGCGACCGAGGTGACCACGATCGGCGTCATGCGCCACGGCGCGGCCGACCCGTTCACCATCGAAGATCGCGCGAAGCTCGAGGGATGGCTTCCCTGCCTCGCGACCGCGCGCCGCATCCAGCGCGCCGCCGAGGCTCCGTTCGGAAAGGTCGTCCTCCTCGTCGATGCCCAAGGTCGCCTCGTGGATCGCGACGCTCGGGCGCACACCCTCTTCGACACGGGCGCGTTGGCGTTCCTTCGTGGTCGCCTCGCGCTGCGGTTCCCGGCGGACGACGTGCGTCTCGCGCGCGCGGTGCGCACCGTCGCCGACGGAGACGGCAAGTGCGTGGTCGTGCGGCTCGCGGACCCGGCGCTCCGCCTCGTGGTGGCTCGGCCCGCGCCGCTCCCGTCGATGGTCGCGCTCGAGATCCTGGGCCCGACGGCGCTCCCCGCGGCCCGGCTCCGCGCTCTCTTCGGGTTGTCCGAAGCCGAGGCGCAGCTCGTCGGGGCCCTGGTCGACGGGCTCACCTTGAAAGAGATCGCCACCCGGCGAGGTGTCGCCGTGACGACGGTGCGCTCGCAGCTCCGCTCGGTCTTCCTCAAAACGGAGACCGAGCGCCAGGCCGATCTCGTCGCCCTCGTGCTTCGTGTCTCGGCGTGA
- a CDS encoding SUMF1/EgtB/PvdO family nonheme iron enzyme → MGAPKRAVAAVASFAIAFGAAALVIACAPEVARPVVRPRPVLVPTVRIASDSAGCPKDMALAAGTFCIDRYEASLVEIAGDGRESPFPWNVSPEGKSVRAVSVSGAYPQGYISGKDADRACRASGKRLCDPREWVTACKGPKKTTYPYGEARRRGACNDHGKNPRQILGIRASTWNAMNLPALNAVEGTLSKTGEHETCVNEWGVYDMVGNLHEWVADPKGTFQGGYYLDTHENGEGCDYRTTAHVMSYHDYSTGFRCCRDLEAEE, encoded by the coding sequence ATGGGCGCCCCGAAGAGAGCCGTCGCTGCCGTCGCGTCCTTCGCGATCGCGTTCGGTGCCGCAGCCCTCGTCATCGCGTGTGCGCCCGAGGTCGCGCGGCCCGTCGTGCGACCTCGCCCGGTCCTCGTGCCTACGGTGCGGATCGCGTCGGACTCGGCCGGGTGCCCGAAGGACATGGCCCTCGCGGCGGGCACCTTCTGCATCGATCGGTACGAGGCGTCGCTCGTCGAGATCGCGGGCGACGGGCGCGAGAGCCCCTTTCCGTGGAACGTGTCCCCCGAGGGGAAGAGCGTGCGGGCCGTCAGCGTGTCGGGCGCGTATCCCCAGGGGTACATCAGCGGCAAAGACGCGGACCGCGCGTGCCGCGCGTCCGGGAAGCGGCTCTGCGATCCGCGCGAGTGGGTCACGGCGTGCAAGGGCCCGAAGAAGACCACCTACCCCTACGGCGAGGCGCGGAGGCGAGGCGCCTGCAACGATCACGGGAAGAACCCGCGCCAGATCTTGGGCATTCGCGCGTCGACGTGGAATGCCATGAACCTGCCCGCGCTGAACGCCGTCGAGGGCACCTTGTCGAAGACGGGGGAGCACGAGACGTGCGTGAACGAGTGGGGCGTCTACGACATGGTGGGCAACCTGCACGAGTGGGTCGCCGATCCGAAGGGCACGTTCCAAGGGGGGTATTACCTGGACACCCACGAGAACGGCGAGGGCTGCGACTACCGCACCACGGCCCACGTGATGTCGTACCACGACTACTCCACGGGGTTTCGCTGCTGCCGCGACCTCGAGGCCGAAGAATAA
- a CDS encoding LysR family transcriptional regulator yields MNYEHLFSFAVFAEHLSFTHAARRLALSQPALHVQVKKLSADVGVPLYTRRGKALSLTPAGERVAVFAREVHARGDALVAELRGNADDGAITLATGAFAFVRLLAPAVRKLGRGGSRLRLVTANADSAAQAVREARADLAVIGARSAPRDLESTRLRTVGQHVVVPEGHGLARRTKVRPRDLAGERLVVPPSPSAHREAVDRLLAGTPWEIGAEVHGWDAMLALASLGVGLTIVNDLCSPPRGMVAVPLEGAAPIAYFVLWREPLRAPARRFVDVVVASCRAAGAS; encoded by the coding sequence ATGAACTATGAGCACCTCTTCTCGTTCGCCGTGTTCGCCGAGCACCTCTCCTTCACGCACGCCGCGCGACGCCTCGCCTTGTCCCAGCCCGCGCTGCACGTGCAGGTGAAGAAGCTCTCGGCAGACGTGGGGGTCCCGCTCTACACGAGGCGCGGGAAGGCCCTCTCCCTCACCCCCGCGGGCGAGCGTGTCGCCGTCTTCGCCCGCGAGGTGCACGCCCGAGGCGACGCGCTCGTCGCCGAGCTCCGTGGCAACGCAGACGACGGCGCGATCACGCTCGCGACCGGGGCGTTCGCCTTCGTGCGGCTGCTCGCGCCGGCTGTCCGCAAGCTCGGGCGAGGGGGCTCTCGGCTCCGTCTCGTCACCGCGAACGCAGACTCGGCAGCCCAGGCGGTCCGCGAGGCGCGCGCCGATCTCGCGGTCATCGGAGCCCGCTCCGCCCCTCGCGATCTCGAGTCCACGCGTCTCCGCACGGTGGGCCAACACGTCGTCGTCCCCGAGGGGCACGGGCTTGCGCGGCGAACCAAGGTGCGACCACGTGACCTCGCAGGCGAGCGGCTCGTCGTCCCACCGTCGCCGAGCGCGCACCGTGAGGCCGTCGATCGGCTCCTCGCAGGGACCCCGTGGGAGATCGGCGCGGAGGTGCACGGGTGGGACGCGATGCTCGCGCTCGCGAGCCTCGGCGTCGGCCTCACGATCGTCAACGACCTCTGCTCGCCGCCGCGCGGCATGGTCGCCGTGCCGCTCGAGGGCGCCGCGCCGATTGCCTACTTCGTCCTCTGGAGAGAGCCGCTCCGCGCCCCTGCGCGTCGCTTCGTGGACGTCGTCGTCGCCTCGTGCCGCGCGGCCGGCGCCTCATGA
- a CDS encoding RNA 2'-phosphotransferase, which produces MGTKPSPRHVKVSKHLSYVLRHAPRAIGLSLDDAGWVDVDTLLERSRDAGFPIERAFLDEVVSTSEKRRFSFSEDGRRIRANQGHTIEVDLGYAPESPPDVLFHGTPRQTVALVREGGLKKMARHHVHLSRDVETATTVAARRGRPVVLRVDAAAMARAGHVFYVTPNGVWLTGEVPVAFITFPD; this is translated from the coding sequence ATGGGCACCAAGCCATCTCCACGACACGTCAAGGTCAGCAAACATCTCTCGTACGTGCTCCGGCACGCCCCTCGCGCCATCGGGCTCTCCCTCGACGACGCCGGCTGGGTCGACGTCGACACGCTGCTCGAGCGCTCGCGCGACGCCGGGTTCCCGATCGAGCGAGCGTTCCTCGACGAGGTCGTCTCGACGTCCGAGAAGCGGCGCTTCTCCTTCAGCGAGGACGGCCGACGAATCCGCGCGAACCAGGGGCACACCATCGAGGTCGACCTCGGCTACGCGCCCGAGAGCCCTCCCGACGTGCTCTTCCACGGGACGCCCCGACAAACCGTCGCGCTCGTGCGCGAAGGGGGGCTCAAGAAGATGGCGCGCCACCACGTCCACCTCTCGCGAGACGTCGAGACGGCCACGACGGTCGCCGCCAGGCGAGGTCGCCCCGTCGTCCTGCGGGTCGACGCCGCGGCCATGGCACGCGCCGGACACGTCTTCTACGTGACGCCGAATGGCGTATGGCTCACGGGCGAGGTGCCGGTCGCGTTCATCACGTTCCCCGACTGA
- a CDS encoding RHS repeat-associated core domain-containing protein, producing the protein MTATPTGSSPIDYTYDLRGNRNATAVDDQDRATQVGDVGQPDYTGYTYDAHGNVATRTVGTETQTYTWDGEGSLMGSTVTVTPPAPAAPTVTTVTYDVDAKGRRVARRVNGTVERQWMYHGQLRIVGEVVYQAQVSYRVYGYVPERHLPVLMLETKNGVQTQYRIYGDHLGSMRAVVRVSDGKAVQVMRHGPWGELELDSVASGFARVPFGFAGGIHDDATKLVRFGAREYDARTGRWLSKDEARFGGGENFYEYAGGDPVNSVDLTGLAGAPPASLPTPQGSAGEQPVGGICKMYMPGTPEYCRGQVYNCIQGCNKRVERAYHSCLQSYSDRGRVPPEDTCRLVFDSIAASCFPTCTPAIVCH; encoded by the coding sequence GTGACGGCCACGCCAACAGGCTCGAGCCCCATCGACTACACGTACGATCTGCGAGGCAATCGAAACGCGACGGCCGTCGACGACCAAGACCGTGCGACGCAAGTGGGCGACGTCGGGCAACCGGACTACACGGGGTACACGTACGACGCGCACGGAAACGTGGCGACGCGCACGGTGGGAACCGAGACGCAGACCTACACGTGGGACGGTGAAGGCAGCCTGATGGGGTCGACGGTGACGGTGACGCCGCCGGCCCCCGCGGCGCCAACGGTGACCACGGTGACCTACGACGTGGACGCGAAGGGCCGGCGCGTCGCCCGCCGCGTGAACGGGACGGTGGAGCGGCAATGGATGTACCACGGGCAGCTCCGCATCGTGGGAGAGGTGGTCTACCAAGCCCAGGTGAGCTACCGTGTCTATGGGTACGTACCGGAGCGGCACCTCCCGGTGCTCATGCTGGAGACGAAGAACGGCGTCCAAACGCAATACCGTATCTACGGAGATCACCTGGGGAGCATGAGGGCAGTGGTACGCGTATCCGATGGCAAAGCGGTGCAGGTGATGCGCCACGGCCCCTGGGGCGAGCTGGAGCTCGACAGCGTAGCCTCCGGCTTCGCGAGGGTGCCCTTCGGCTTCGCCGGAGGCATCCACGACGACGCCACGAAGCTCGTGAGGTTCGGGGCGAGGGAGTACGACGCGCGGACGGGGCGGTGGTTGAGCAAGGACGAGGCGCGGTTTGGGGGCGGGGAGAATTTTTATGAGTATGCGGGGGGAGATCCGGTGAACTCGGTCGACCTGACGGGCCTCGCAGGAGCGCCTCCGGCATCTCTACCTACGCCGCAGGGGAGCGCTGGGGAACAGCCGGTCGGTGGCATCTGCAAAATGTACATGCCCGGCACCCCGGAGTACTGCCGAGGTCAAGTCTACAACTGTATCCAAGGGTGCAACAAACGCGTAGAGAGGGCATATCACAGTTGTCTTCAGTCCTATAGCGACAGAGGCCGGGTGCCGCCCGAAGACACCTGTCGCCTCGTCTTTGACTCGATTGCAGCAAGTTGTTTCCCGACTTGCACTCCTGCGATAGTCTGTCACTAG